The genomic stretch TATTCCGGCTGTCTCTCTTACCCTCAATCATAAGGTGACCCGGAAGCAGAGTGTCGCCGTCGGCAATCAGGATCGCCCTCTCTACAACATTCTCAAGCTCCCTGATATTCCCCTTCCAGTCATGGCTGATTAAGACATCCACGGCCTCATCTGATATTTTTGTAACCGGGGCCCTGTTCCCGCGTGATCTATTGTCCTTAAGTTTCTTCATAAAGTGCCTTGCAAGTTCAGGGATGTCTCCCTTTCTGTCCTTCAGCGGAGGGAGTACCATCGGGAAGACGTTCAGCCTGTAGTAGAGATCCTCCCTGAATCTTCCCTCTTCCACCTCTCTTTTCAGCGTCCTGTTGGTTGTGGCAATAACACGGATGTCAATATGAACAGGCTCTTTCCCGCCTATGGTGTCTACCTGCCTCTCCTGCAGCACCCTCAATAGCTTGGCCTGAAGCGGAAGACTCATCTCTCCCACTTCATCAAGGAGCAATGTACCCGTATTTGCCTGTATAAACTTTCCGTTTCTCTTGCTGATGGCCCCGGTAAACGCCCCCTTTTCATGACCGAATAATTCACTCTCAAGGAGTCCGTCAGGTATAGCCGCACAGTTTATGGCGACAAACGGATTTCCGGCCCTGTAACTTCTGTTATGAATAAACCTGGCAAGCATTTCCTTCCCGGTACCGCTCTCACCCTCTACCAGCACTGTAACATCACTAAATGCAATTTCCTGCGCAGTCTTTAATAATCTGAGCATACCAGGGTCTTTTGATATAATAGCTGCTGCTTCTTTATCATCCGATGACGGTTTATTTGCATCCTGAACAGACTCAATACCACGTTTTACAAGGTCCTCAAGGGCATCCGCGGAAAATGGCTTCATTATGTAGTCAAAAGCGCCCAGTTTCATCGCCTCAACTGCATTATCAATGGTGCCGTAAGCAGTAACAAGGATTACCGGGACATCAGGGGAGCGCCTTTTTACCTCCTTTAGCACATGAACTCCGTCGCCATTTGCCATCCTGACATCCGTTATCACCATGTCAAACTGTTTTGATGAAAACTTTCGTATAGCCTCATCTCCGCCGGATGCAATATCAACTGAATATCCACACCTCCTTAGTGTTTCACTCATGGCAAAACGCATTTCGCAGTCATCATCTGACAGAAGTATTGTCCGCCCCATCAAGCTCCCCCCCCCTTTAAAGGCAAATGCATAACAAAAAGACTGCCGGCCCCTGGCTTGCTGTAGACATTAATGCTCCCTCTGTGGGCGCTTATAATATTGTGCACGATGGTAAGGCCGAGGCCTGTGCCATTTTCCCTGGTCGTGAAAAATGGGTCGAATATCCTGTTCATGTCTGCAGAGGCAATCCCGGCACCTGTATCCTGAACTGATATATCAACTGTATCGTTGGCAGTATCCTCGACTGCCTCAATAGTGAGGCTGCCTGAATCCTCCATGAACTGAAGGGAATTCAGAAACAGATTAAGAAAAACCTGCCGCAGTAATGTCTTATCGCAAAACAACCTGAGACGGTCAGGACATCTTTTTACCACACTGATATTCTTTTTATTTATCAGATACGACACGCCTTCGAGACTGTTATCAATTATTGTCCCAATCCCTGCCTTTTCATAAGCAGGTTTGGGAAGCCTGGTAAAGTGCAGCAGGTTTGATAAAACCGCATCAATATTTTTGACTCCATAAATTATATGCCCCAATAAAACCTGTTTATCAGGGTCTGCTGCCAGCTCTTTCCGTAATAAGGATGTAATCAGTTCAATGCTCCCCAGGGGATTTCTGATGTCATGGACTATCTTTGTCACCATCCCCCCCATAGACTGCAGGCGCACTTCCCTTTCATGGCCGTCTCTGTAATTTAAATCAGGATATGGTTCTGTTCCCCCGTATTCAGGCACTTCACATCTGTGTGATATATTTTTATCGTTCATGGCAATTAATTCAGTTGTCCTGAAGCATAGGCAATGTCTTTTATGCGCTCCTCAGAAATCTGTTTGACAAGATTATTATTGCCCCCGGATAACTTTGAGAACACCTTTTTGGCATCCTCCGCCCTTCCCAGCCTTAAAAGGCAGTCCCCTATCATAAACTCCACTGTATCAGAGCCTTCCTTAAGCCATCCCCCTTTTAATCCTGCATTGTATGCATCCATTGCCTCCTGGTACTTCTGCAATCCATAATAAGCATTGCCAAGCATGACATAACCATTTGACGCAAACCCGGCGTTTGGCTGTTTCCTGACACCTGTAAGCATATCCCTGAGGACAGCAATGCTGTCTTCATACTGAGTCCTGTTCTGCAACATGGTCGCAAGTTTTATATAGGCATCAGGATAGCGGTACGGTGCATCTCTTATTACTGCATATAAATTATTGCTCGCCTTTTCATACTCTTTGAGGTTATAGAAACTGTTGCCGGCAAGAGCCCTTGCTTCATTTGTCATACTGCCGTCCGGGAATTCTGATAAAAGTCGTCCAAGCAGCCCGACCGCCTTTCTGTCATCACCGGACAAGGCATACAACTTTCCTGCGTTAAACAACGCCTGCTCTCTTCTGCTTCCATTTCTCTCAATAATGGCTTCATAGATCACATGTGCGTCATTGTAAAAGTGAAGCCCCTCATGCATGGCAGCTATACCCATGAGAAGTCCTTCGTTCTTCACATACCTGAGGTTATCCCTGTAAAAGGCATGGTATAGTTTAAGAACACCGGCCTTGTCACCCCGGTCAAGCCTGTCCCTTATCTTTATCCCTATTCTGTCAATAGCATCGCTGAGCGCTTCTGAGACCTCACTTCTTAAATTACTGTCTGGATTATTGATAAGTTCGAGATAGACGTTAAATGACTGCTGGAGCCTGCCCTGTTCCTCCATTACTTTAGCTGTCTTAAACCTTGCTGTGGCAACAAGGACATTATTTTCTGAAGCTGTTTCAACATCCTTATAGTATTTCAACGTATCCTGATTGAACTTATCAGCCGGAATCGCCGGACGTCCGCGAGATGATCTGGCCTCCCTGTTGGATTGAAGCTTCATGTCCCCCAGTGCAAGCATACTCGAAAAGGAATCATCGCTGTCAGGGAAGTACATGATTACATCACGAAATATCTTCTCAGCAACAGGATAGTTTCGCGAAATGGCAAATGTCTCTGCCGCCCTTTTAAGGGCTAAACCGGCCTGACCGTCTTTTGGGTACAGATTATAAAAAGTCAGAAAGCCTTCCCTTGCCTTTATAATTTCTCCATTCTGAAACTGACACTCACTATATTCATGCAGGATTTCAGGATTGCCTTTCATGTAGGCCGGCCATCTTCTTAGTCCCTCTTCAAAGTACTTTCTTGCATCACCAAACTCATTGAGTAAAAAAAGTAACTCAGCAGCAAGGAATACCCTTTCCTTCTCCATCTTGCCATTGTATCTTAACATCAGCACATCAAGGTCTGACAATGCATCTTTGAAATTACCCAACTTAAGATTGATAACTGCCAGCATATATTGTGCCCTTGCAGCAAACAGGGTTGACGGATAATCCTCGATCACCCTCCTGAAATTTCCCTTAGCCTCAGCAATCAGGTTTAGATCAAG from Nitrospirota bacterium encodes the following:
- a CDS encoding tetratricopeptide repeat protein, giving the protein MQIIIILLFVVLSISDSSASVLYKTPALFPPSPETIIVSWTDRVNGDGAKEFQEALVAFKGGNYELALDQFVQFTMDGRNSEVSAVSSLYAGSIYRWLALRDGRKNEKVMMNALRSFQFGLRLCPAREKGKIPEILLETGNIYLDLNLIAEAKGNFRRVIEDYPSTLFAARAQYMLAVINLKLGNFKDALSDLDVLMLRYNGKMEKERVFLAAELLFLLNEFGDARKYFEEGLRRWPAYMKGNPEILHEYSECQFQNGEIIKAREGFLTFYNLYPKDGQAGLALKRAAETFAISRNYPVAEKIFRDVIMYFPDSDDSFSSMLALGDMKLQSNREARSSRGRPAIPADKFNQDTLKYYKDVETASENNVLVATARFKTAKVMEEQGRLQQSFNVYLELINNPDSNLRSEVSEALSDAIDRIGIKIRDRLDRGDKAGVLKLYHAFYRDNLRYVKNEGLLMGIAAMHEGLHFYNDAHVIYEAIIERNGSRREQALFNAGKLYALSGDDRKAVGLLGRLLSEFPDGSMTNEARALAGNSFYNLKEYEKASNNLYAVIRDAPYRYPDAYIKLATMLQNRTQYEDSIAVLRDMLTGVRKQPNAGFASNGYVMLGNAYYGLQKYQEAMDAYNAGLKGGWLKEGSDTVEFMIGDCLLRLGRAEDAKKVFSKLSGGNNNLVKQISEERIKDIAYASGQLN
- a CDS encoding sigma-54-dependent Fis family transcriptional regulator, whose amino-acid sequence is MGRTILLSDDDCEMRFAMSETLRRCGYSVDIASGGDEAIRKFSSKQFDMVITDVRMANGDGVHVLKEVKRRSPDVPVILVTAYGTIDNAVEAMKLGAFDYIMKPFSADALEDLVKRGIESVQDANKPSSDDKEAAAIISKDPGMLRLLKTAQEIAFSDVTVLVEGESGTGKEMLARFIHNRSYRAGNPFVAINCAAIPDGLLESELFGHEKGAFTGAISKRNGKFIQANTGTLLLDEVGEMSLPLQAKLLRVLQERQVDTIGGKEPVHIDIRVIATTNRTLKREVEEGRFREDLYYRLNVFPMVLPPLKDRKGDIPELARHFMKKLKDNRSRGNRAPVTKISDEAVDVLISHDWKGNIRELENVVERAILIADGDTLLPGHLMIEGKRDSRNTPSSISAGMSVREMETALILKTLEDVNWNRTKAAKLLNIGIRTLRNKLSEYREEGIIV